In a single window of the Drosophila albomicans strain 15112-1751.03 chromosome 3, ASM965048v2, whole genome shotgun sequence genome:
- the LOC117572298 gene encoding probable salivary secreted peptide, with amino-acid sequence MKVYFLAWLVLMSLLALGHAEGDDKKQSHSVTWGARVFRDTHLERVVISEKSRFLRVVTRDYKFKQQSNLKRKITQIVITDQIKEGKGGYAHLRGGGPSASFAEIHFKSQRNRGFSFIVDIYGI; translated from the exons ATGAAAGTCTATTTCTTGGCCTGGTTGGTGTTAATGTCCTTGTTGGCTCTTGGCCATGCTGAGGGAGATGACAAGAAGCAGAGTCACAGCGTGACGTGGGGCGCTCGAGTGTTCAGGGATACGCATCTGGAGAGAGTTGTCATCAGTGAAAAGTCGAGGTTCTTGCGCGTGGTTACACGTGACTACAAGTTCAAGCAGCAG TCCAATTTGAAACGTAAAATTACGCAAATTGTAATTACGGATCAGATCAAGGAGGGCAAGGGTGGCTATGCGCATCTTCGTGGTGGCGGACCTAGCGCCAGTTTTGCCGAGATTCATTTCAAGAGTCAGCGCAATCGTGGATTCAGCTTCATTGTGGATATATACGGAATTTAA
- the LOC117566593 gene encoding elongation of very long chain fatty acids protein F-like, which translates to MLNIFDIPPPDPQQLPLTNSPWPIFLILTSYILFVLKYGKRFMANRKAYNLKKVLYVYNLGQVAYNGIFFGVVFYYLVIVGICNFRCMENFPFGHKHKNLERYVHFAYFINKILDLLDTVFFVLRKKYRQISFLHVYHHIMMVLGCYMVMRFYGTGGHFNVLGMVNSFVHTVMYFYYFLSALYPGINASIWWKKYITITQLLQFVLVFSYASYVFIFSKGCGFPKPLLLLQIVQAIVMIYMFGNFYIKTYIRPQQKAKVK; encoded by the exons ATGCTCAACATATTCGATATTCCCCCGCCTG ATCCTCAGCAGTTGCCGCTAACGAATTCACCGTGGCCCATATTTCTGATACTCACCAGCTATATATTGTTTGTGCTTAAGTATGGCAAAAGATTCATGGCAAATCGCAAAGCCTACAATCTAAAAAAGGTATTATATGTGTACAATCTTGGCCAGGTGGCCTATAATGGAATATTTTTTGGCGTG GTTTTCTATTACCTCGTCATCGTGggcatttgcaattttcgcTGCATGGAGAATTTCCCCTTTGGACACAAGCATAAAAATCTAGAACGTTATGTGcactttgcatatttcatCAACAAAATTCTTGACCTACTGGACACCGTATTCTTTGTGCTGCGCAAAAAGTACAGACAGATAAGTTTTCTACACGTGTATCATCACATTATGATGGTGCTCGGTTGCTATATGGTAATGCGATTCTATGGCACAGGCGGACATTTTAATGTGCTCGGTATGGTCAACTCCTTTGTGCATACTGTGATGTACTTTTACTACTTTCTATCCGCCTTATATCCTGGCATCAATGCCAGCATCTGGTGGAAGAAGTATATAACCATCACACAGCTGTTGCAGTTCGTTTTGGTCTTCAGCTATGCTTCGTACGTTTTCATCTTCTCGAAAGGATGTGGCTTTCCCAAGCCTCTGCTCTTGCTGCAGATCGTTCAGGCCATAGTCATGATATACATGTTTGGAAATTTCTATATAAAGACCTACATAAGACCACAACAAAAGGCGAAAGTGAAGTAG
- the LOC117572297 gene encoding elongation of very long chain fatty acids protein F-like, giving the protein MKSIFIRQSSFWSRIYYATEIANFKFVVFRFAISVSNEKGKCNNAKKMFSLLELPPQEDPNPLPLTSSPWPILIILAVYMLFVLKLGKILMRNREPYKLQRVLRIYNLIQVAYNGIFFGVTFYYLVVRVICNPRCMETFPFGHEHKNLERYVHFAYFFNKILDLLDTVFFVLRKKYKQISFLHVYHHAIVLFICYATMRFYGTGGHLNSVGLLNSFVHAVMYFYYFLSAERPGVKASIWWKKYITIIQLIQFVLAFIHASYVLIFSRGCGYPRCLLILLDVQALVFMYMFGKFYYITYIRTAQKKQKQS; this is encoded by the exons atgaaatcaattttcattcgGCAGTCTTCGTTTTGGAGTCGTATTTATTACGCAAcggaaattgcaaattttaaattcgtaGTATTCAGATTCGCTATTTCAGTATCAAACGAAAAAGGCAAGTGcaacaacgcaaaaaaaatgttctcCCTTCTCGAACTGCCACCACAAGAAG ATCCAAATCCTCTGCCACTGACTAGCAGTCCATGGCCCATCCTGATAATACTAGCTGTATATATGCTATTCGTGCTGAAACTTGGCAAGATACTTATGAGAAATCGAGAACCATATAAACTACAGCGAGTGTTACGTATCTACAATTTGATTCAGGTGGCCTACAATGGCATCTTCTTTGGAGTG acattttattatttggttgTGCGGGTTATTTGCAATCCACGCTGCATGGAGACATTTCCCTTTGGACATGAGCACAAAAATCTCGAGCGTTATGTGcactttgcatatttcttCAACAAAATTCTTGATCTGCTGGACACCGTGTTCTTTGTGCTGCGCAAGAAATACAAACAGATCAGTTTCTTACATGTCTACCATCATGCCATCGTCTTGTTCATATGCTATGCAACGATGCGATTTTATGGAACAGGCGGACACCTCAATTCCGTCGGATTGCTCAACTCCTTTGTGCATGCTGTGATGTATTTCTATTACTTTCTATCCGCTGAGCGGCCTGGTGTCAAGGCCAGCATCTGGTGGAAGAAGTATATAACGATAATTCAGCTTATTCAATTTGTTCTCGCCTTCATTCATGCCTCCTACGTATTGATCTTCTCCCGAGGATGTGGCTACCCACGCTGCTTATTGATTTTGCTGGATGTTCAAGCGCTAGTCTTTATGTACATGTTTGGTAAATTCTATTATATCACCTACATTAGAACAGCacagaaaaagcaaaagcagagcTAG
- the LOC117566592 gene encoding elongation of very long chain fatty acids protein F-like — protein MFSRVVDIFNRPVADPVFSNNLPFVSSPWPIILILGTYLTLLKVGKKWMEHRKPYDLKKIILAYNIFQIVYNATLFYYVIFHLLFSVYDLQCMETLPFDHPSKNLERTLSYAYLINKLIDLVETIFFVLRKSNKQITFLHVYHHLLMVSMSYLVLRFYGTGSQFSLMGALNTFVHTVMYFYYFISAWNPNMKSSVWWKKYITLIQLVQFSICFAQSTFMLLFKQDCKFPLILQYLQLTQAIVMIYMFSNFYLKAYVKPKQQQKIM, from the exons ATGTTTTCGCGTGTGGTTGATATTTTTAACAGGCCGGTTGCAG ATCCTGTGTTTTCAAACAATCTGCCGTTTGTATCGTCGCCATGGCCAATTATACTGATCTTGGGAACCTACTTAACGTTGCTTAAGGTCGGAAAGAAGTGGATGGAGCATCGTAAGCCTTACGATTTGAAGAAAATAATACTCGCCTACAATATCTTTCAAATCGTGTATAATGCGACTTTGTTTTATTAT gTAATCTTTCACTTGCTATTCTCGGTATACGACTTGCAATGCATGGAGACTTTGCCATTCGATCATCCATCGAAAAATTTAGAGCGAACTTTGTCATATGCTTACCTTATCAACAAGTTAATTGATCTGGTGGAGACGATATTTTTTGTGCTGCGaaagagcaacaaacaaatcaCATTCCTACATGTTTATCACCACCTGCTAATGGTATCTATGTCTTATTTGGTTTTACGTTTCTACGGCACCGGATCGCAATTCTCCTTAATGGGCGCTCTCAACACTTTCGTGCATACTGTGATGTATTTCTATTACTTTATATCGGCATGGAATCCCAATATGAAGAGCAGTGTCTGGTGGAAAAAGTATATCACATTAATCCAACTTGTTCAGTTTTCCATATGTTTTGCGCAATCTACTTTCATGTTGCTATTCAAACAGGACTGCAAGTTTCCATTAATCTTGCAATACTTACAGTTAACCCAAGCGATTGTTATGATATATATGTTTTCTAACTTTTATCTTAAAGCCTATGTAAAaccgaaacaacaacagaagatTATGTAA
- the LOC127565694 gene encoding elongation of very long chain fatty acids protein F-like: MSTTVELFFGLPPPDPETKNFPFLGSHWPLTTIIAVYLIFVLKLGPKFMENRKPYNLTYVLNFYNIFQVIYNSIVFGLAIYYMIINPVYDWSCMMNLSLDHPEKNMERWITYAFFINKIIELLDTVFFVLRKSYKQITLLHVYHHVLMTSPVYWTIHFYGFGGQYATMGFLNSGVHAVMYFYYFISARYPGLKGSLWWKKYITKLQLLQFILLLIQPFYVLLSNPGCKFPLFLHILQLIVCTSMVTMFSRFYYFAYVKRRPQKSLKRK; encoded by the exons ATGAGCACGACAGTGGAATTGTTTTTTGGATTACCTCCTCCAG ATCCTGAGACGAAAAATTTTCCTTTTCTTGGTTCGCATTGGCCCCTCACTACAATTATCGCggtgtatttaatatttgtctTGAAACTTGGACCAAAGTTTATGGAGAATCGCAAGCCATACAATCTTACGTATGTATTAAACTTCTATAACATCTTTCAAGTGATATATAATTCGATTGTCTTCGGCTTG GCTATATATTACATGATAATTAATCCAGTATATGACTGGAGCTGCATGATGAATCTTTCGCTCGACCATCCTGAAAAGAATATGGAACGCTGGATAACTTACGCATTCTTTATTAATAAGATAATAGAATTATTGGATACCGTTTTCTTCGTTCTTCGGAAAAGCTACAAGCAAATTACCTTACTGCATGTCTATCATCATGTGCTTATGACTTCTCCGGTATATTGGACTATCCATTTTTATGGTTTTGGTGGACAATATGCAACGATGGGATTTTTGAACAGCGGCGTTCATGCTGTTatgtatttctattatttcATCTCAGCAAGGTATCCCGGACTAAAGGGCAGTTTGTGGTGGAAGAAGTATATTACCAAACTACAGCTTTTGCAATTCATTCTTCTGTTGATACAACCTTTCTATGTGCTACTCTCCAATCCTGGTTGTAAATTTCCACTATTTTTACATATCTTGCAATTGATTGTGTGTACTTCTATGGTGACAATGTTTAGTAGATTTTATTACTTTGCCTATGTGAAACGAAGACCACAAAAATCATTGAAgcgaaagtaa
- the LOC117566591 gene encoding elongation of very long chain fatty acids protein F-like — protein sequence MNTTVELFFGLPPPDPETKNFPLLGSHWPLTTIITVYLIFVLKLGPKFMENRKPYNLTYVLNFYNIFQVIYNSIVFGLAFYYLIINPVYDWSCMIRLSLDHPKKNVERWIGYAYFINKIIDLLDTVFFVLRKSYKQITLLHVYHHVLMTSPVYWTIQFYGFGGQYTTLGFLNTGVHAVMYFYYFISARYPELKGSFWWKKYITKLQLLQFILLFIQPFYVLLSNPGCKVPLFLHIFQLIVSTSMVTMFSRFYYLAYVKPKPQKLLKQE from the exons ATGAACACGACAGTGGAATTGTTCTTTGGATTACCTCCACCAG ATCCTGAGACGAAAAATTTTCCTCTTCTTGGTTCGCATTGGCCCCTCACTACAATTATCACGGTGTATTTGATATTTGTCTTGAAGCTTGGACCAAAATTTATGGAGAATCGCAAGCCATACAATCTTACGTATGTCTTAAACTTCTATAACATCTTTCAAGTGATATATAATTCGATTGTCTTTGGTTTG GCTTTTTATTACCTTATAATTAATCCAGTATATGACTGGAGCTGCATGATACGTCTTTCGCTCGACCATCCTAAAAAGAATGTGGAACGCTGGATAGGTTACGCATACTTTATTAATAAGATAATAGATCTATTGGATACCGTTTTCTTCGTTCTTCGGAAGAGCTACAAGCAAATTACCTTACTGCATGTCTATCATCATGTGCTAATGACTTCTCCCGTATATTGGACTATCCAGTTTTATGGATTTGGTGGACAATATACAACACTGGGTTTTTTGAACACCGGCGTtcatgctgttatgtacttcTATTATTTCATATCAGCAAGGTATCCGGAACTAAAGGGCAGTTTTTGGTGGAAGAAGTATATTACCAAACTACAGCTTTTGCAATTCATTCTTCTGTTTATACAACCTTTCTATGTGCTACTCTCCAATCCTGGTTGTAAAGTCCCACTCTTCCTACATATCTTTCAATTGATTGTGTCTACTTCTATGGTGACAATGTTTAGTAGATTTTATTACTTGGCCTATGTGAAaccaaaaccacaaaaattattgaagCAAGAGTAG
- the LOC117572296 gene encoding elongation of very long chain fatty acids protein F-like has translation MNSTEDWFFQIPPTDPKTRHLPLLGSHWPITTIIALYLIFVLKLGPKFMENRKPYNLKYVLSAYNIFQVIYNSILFGCSIYYLFISPRYNMRCMTSLAFDHQDKNIERGLCYAYFINKIIDLLDTVFFVLRKSYKQITLLHVYHHVLMTYPIYWGMQFYGFGGQYSTLGYLNTGVHAVMYFYYFISARYPELKGSIWWKKYITKLQLLQFILLFIQPIYVLSYSPGCKVPFFLHMLQLVVSASMIALFGKFYYLAYVRARPQKSLKQE, from the exons atgaaCTCAACAGAGGATTGGTTTTTTCAAATTCCACCCACAG ATCCTAAAACAAGGCATTTACCACTTCTTGGATCGCATTGGCCCATCACCACAATTATTGCActgtatttgatatttgttCTCAAACTTGGACCAAAGTTTATGGAGAATCGCAAGCCATACAATCTTAAATATGTCTTGAGTGCCTACAACATCTTTCAAGTGATCTACAATTCGATTCTCTTTGgttgt AGTATTTACTACCTATTTATTAGTCCAAGATACAACATGCGCTGCATGACGAGTCTTGCATTCGATCATCaagacaaaaatattgaacGCGGTCTTTGCTATGCATACttcattaacaaaataattgatcTTTTGGACACAGTTTTCTTCGTTCTTCGAAAGAGCTACAAACAAATTACGTTACTCCATGTCTACCATCATGTGCTGATGACATACCCTATTTATTGGGGCATGCAATTTTACGGATTTGGTGGACAATATTCAACATTGGGATATTTAAACACTGGTGTTCATGCTGTGatgtacttttattatttcatctCAGCAAGGTATCCCGAATTAAAGGGCAGTATTTGGTGGAAGAAGTATATTACGAAACTGCAGCTTTTGCAGTTTATTCTACTGTTTATTCAACCGATTTATGTTCTCTCCTACAGTCCTGGTTGCAAAGTTCCATTTTTCCTGCATATGCTGCAGTTAGTAGTATCAGCTTCAATGATTGCACTGTTTGGTAAATTTTATTACCTTGCATATGTGAGAGCTAGACCACAAAAGTCATTGAAGCAAGAGTAA
- the LOC117566590 gene encoding elongation of very long chain fatty acids protein F-like, with product MSSSFLSRHGLLDIPDPALNRYPLLNSHWSTTIILVSYLIIVLKLGRKFMEHRNPYNLKKILIVYNSIQVIYNAILFGYAAYYILINSPYDRRCLVSLPYDHPEKQAERFLTYAYYINKLLDLCDTIFFILRKSYKQITTLHVYHHVMMPFFVYWTIRLHGFGGQYAVMGLFNTFVHMVMYFYYLISAMNPGIKSSLWWKKYITKLQMVQFILLLLQSLYILLFYPACKVPLVMQYLQLVVATTMILMFSNFYYHCYMKPKPQKDVKQE from the exons ATGAGCTCATCATTTCTTTCTCGCCACGGATTACTGGACATACCAG ATCCAGCTTTGAATCGTTATCCTCTTCTCAATTCGCATTGGAGCACCACAATAATTCTTGTGTCATATCTGATAATTGTGTTGAAACTTGGACGAAAGTTTATGGAACATCGAAATCCCTACAATCTTAAGAAAATCCTGATCGTCTACAACAGCATTCAAGTGATATATAATGCTATTTTATTTGGCTAT GCTGCATATTACATACTTATCAATTCGCCATATGACAGACGTTGCTTGGTATCTCTTCCGTATGATCATCCCGAGAAGCAAGCCGAACGTTTTCTTACTTATGCGTATTATATAAACAAGTTATTGGATCTCTGtgacacaattttttttattctccGCAAGAGTTACAAACAAATTACCACGCTTCACGTTTATCATCATGTGATGATGCCCTTCTTCGTTTATTGGACCATACGATTGCACGGATTTGGTGGACAGTATGCGGTGATGGGACTCTTTAACACTTTTGTGCATATGGTCATGTACTTTTACTATCTCATCTCAGCCATGAATCCGGGCATTAAGAGCAGCCTGTGGTGGAAGAAGTATATCACGAAATTGCAGATGGTGCAGTttattcttttgcttttgcaatcgCTTTATATACTATTGTTTTATCCTGCCTGCAAAGTTCCACTCGTCATGCAATACTTGCAGCTTGTCGTGGCGACTACGATGATTTTGATGTTCAGTAACTTTTATTACCATTGTTATATGAAGCCAAAACCTCAGAAAGATGTGAAGCAGGAATAA